The genomic segment CTCCGGGAGCTCCTCATGCACGAGACCCCACCTCCACGCCGCACGTAGCACCGCGACAATTTCGTGTAGACCCAAAAACCGCGCGTAGTTCATATGTACAATGAGATCGGTCGCGCCCCACTCCAAGCACAACCTCACAATCTCGAGGTTGCCAGATTCGGTGGCCGGTGTTATAGCATAGTCCGGGTCAAACTCGCTGAAGTTTTCTCTCAGCAACTCTAGAACCTCAACGTGACCGTTGTACGCCGCCTCAGCGGAGGCCCAACCGACGTCGGCATCGACGCCTAGATCTATCAATAACTTAACAACCCCCACCTGACCTTCCCCCGCCGCAGCACCCATGGCCTCGGTCATGGCCTCTCCTCCGTCGGCACAATACTCATCCATCACCTTCAAAACCTCTACGTGGCCGCCTTTCGCGGCCATGGACGCTGGATACACGAAGTCACAGGCGCCCGACTCACAACACATCTTAACGATCTCGGCGTGGCCGTTCATTGCGGCCCTGACCATCGGCTTTTCGAAATCCGTCGCACCCCAACTCTTACACAACCTCACGGTCTcgacgcacccctcccacgcCGCGCGCTCCATAACGGCGTCAAAGTCTGCGGCTCCCCACCTCGCTAAGGTGGCGGCTTGATCCTCCACGGTGAGATTTGTAAGACTTCCAGCACTTTGCATAtccattttgttattacatccacgtctttaaaccacttttttcgaatttttttaGACGTGTTAATTCACATCTACTCCGAACTGACAGTTTTCTGGAAATCCTGATTTCTCTGGAAATCAGGAAACATCATACCACACCAGGCGTACCCAGGACTGTGGCCACTTCTCTCGCTTTCCTACTGATGGTTAACTCGGAGACGCCCGTTCTTTCGGAGAATTTTTTAAGTGTAATATTGACCCCCTTTAGCCGTACCCAGTAATAGGTTAAAGCGACCGCAAAGGATTGTGGGCGGGCGCGATTCAACTCAGACGAGCGGTTCTTAGATCTGTAGTAGAGCTGGACCACCTCTCCCTTCTGTGCGGGGGACGCCGAgaatctatccatcacatcgTGAATGTGGTCCACGACGGTGGGAGACGTTTCGTGTAGTAAGTAATCTTTAGGCGCGTTAATACTAAAGATTTTTAGACCCTTAAGGCAACTCTTCCTGCTCAATCCAAAAGTCTCCATCAAGGTTTTCGGTGTCTGACACTTACCGGACATCTTGTAGGCGTAGTAGATACACGCAAAGACGATCGCCTTCCGTGGGTCGCCGCGAAAAATCTGGCCTTTCGTCACCTGAGTGTATATCTCGTTAGCTTTGGATACAATTACCCCGCTAAAACCCATGTTCTCCACATCCTTGTCAATATTTCTATCCTCAGACCTACGTACCTGGACCCGACTTGGATCCGAAGACCGTTCGCCGTCGGAATGTCCGTAAAAACCCCATTCCCTTTCGTGCGCGATCGCGCGTTGCATCTGTTCCCCGCACTCTAAGCAACTAGTGACCCCGTCTTCTGTGACTAGGTCGTCATGATTGCAAAGGGTGTTACTACTATCCTCGTCTCCCAAGAAGGCTCTACTAGTCTCGTATTCGGTGAGGGCTCGATCAAACAGTGCAAATTCCGGCACGAGGGTGGGGACGTTAATCTCAGGCACCGGTCCGCCGGGGATAttatatggtggtggtgaccgaTCTTCAACCGTGCGTTCAACTGTTCGTTCCTCCATTTTATTAAACTGTtcatgtctttaaaccacttttcaaaggCTTTTCAGATGTGAAGCTGAGAGGCTATCCCCTCGAGCTCTCTCTAGGTGTGATGTGTGTGGTTGCTAAGACTTCCGAAGGGGTCCGCGTGGGGGCGGTGCGGTCTAAAGTCTCCACACCTCATTCGTGGACTAGTATCTTACCCATCTTTTTTCGCCATACCGTGGCATGGAGACTAACATTGCTAGAACACCAAGGACAATTGTCGCCGCTCCGGCCACAAACCCAACGGGGTCGAAGCTTCCGTATTCTGAGTCTTCATAGTAATCAACGTTACAACAGCAGTGTTCAGGCCCCGCATCCGCAGTGTTACTCACATTCACCTCCGGCACCGAACAACCGCCGGCGGTAGCCGCACCATTTCTAATCTTAACCTCCgtctttaatgtcattttatctaggaCCCCATACGTCTTTAGACCAGAATAGCCTCccgagctccccctaggtgcggcacgtgacaaaatgattgacaggtgggcgtggtcgtcacgtgacaaaatgattgacaggtgggcttggctatcacgtgacaaagtgattgacaggttttcgacaaaatgattgacaggtgggcttggttatcacgtgacaaagtgattgacaggtttttgacaaagtgattgacaggttttcgacaaaatgattgacaggttcttgacaaagtgattgacaggtgggcgtggctatcacgtgacaaagtgattgacaggtttttgacaaagtgattgacaggtgggcgtggctatcacgtgacaaagtgattgacaggtttttgacaaagtgattgacaggtgggcgtggccgtcacgtgacaaagtgattgacaggtgggcttggttatcacgtgacaaaatgattgacaggtgggcgtggctatcacgtgacaaagtgattgacaggtgggcttggtcgtgcaagagatctctggcaaactcgcgcatgcgcaggtcgcgaggcttggcggaggtgcgcggagacttttgcgccatttttggaatgaaatttggggtgatcaaaaagttgcgccagctgcgccaaaacaCTACTACTGCTTGAGATTCAAACTGGTACTGCAGTCCcagataaaacaaaaaattaatTCGATGTGTGCTGCACGGCTGTATCTAATcgaaatataaaataatatattttctaGATTACACTTTTACCTGCTTTCCGTCCGTtttcttattatttactttcgtcccctcccccacccactGGGAAAATTATTGCTCTGATTTCCGGGATTTTTGTGATTCCAGTTTTAGTTCGACTCGCGGTAACTTTCGCCGTACGATTTGATTGTTGAGTTCACAGTAAAACTTCCGAAGAgaggaaatatatttttttccgtgGCAGGAAAAAGCGAATATGACGGCCTTTTACAGAAAACAAGCACAAACAAGCGTGAAGCACATGGAAAAACAATCGCTCTATCATCGATTTAGTCAAGAACTGCTTGCGTAACGTGAAACATTCAAATCTAGTTGTTTATTTTAGACTGATAATCACGGAAAGAAAGAATTCATTCGTCCCGAATTGCACGAAACCTTCAAGTCTTCGACACACTTAGATGGAACAGCAGCAGAGCGAAAAAACTCATCCTCGTGCGAATTTTTTTCCGTACAGAAGAAGCAGCTTGGCGGTGAAAGATAGAAGAGATGTCTACATATCTAACGAGCCGTTAGCCGAGGACCAGAATACGCAAGAGTTTATTGAACTTCCAAGTGTCGCAAATGAAACGTCAACCACTGCGAGTGGCACGATGGGCGAGAAAATCCTGAGATGGGGTCGGAAAGGAAATAAAGTATCTCAACAACCATTGCAAACCGGAAATACAGAGGTAAGTTATGTCATAAAGTCATACTTTATTTGCTTACACAAGCAAGGGAGACGGAAAACAGGTTGAGTAAGCATCTGTGGAACATAGAGATTCCATTATTTGAATTTGAGGTGGGTTTTATTGACATGTATCAATTTAGTTAATGGTTATAAATTTTTATCAATTAGACTTACACAAATTTTGATATCAACTGATAATCATTTAGTGAATGGATATCAATTATTATCAGTTGATGCCAATTATTAATTTTATCAATAAGTTACGTTGGGAGTTTAGAAGAAATACACTGGAGTTCAAATCCTCAAACATCCCTCCAGGCTTATGCCtgcatcccctccccctccccccactttGACCCCCTTCGAGAAATGCTATCCACTGTATCTTTAGTTTCTTAAAGACCATTATACACCCATATTCCAGgtgtataatgatgatggtggtccCAGTCCATTCATCCAAAAAGGTGAACCCCAGGATGAAGGCCCTGCTAGTGTTGAagagaagaaaagaagaagaaaatgttTGTTCTATATGGTGTTAACTGTTATCATCGCTGTGGTGGTACTCATCATATCGATACCAGTAACAGGTACGGCATTCCCCTGGTTTAGGGGTGTTGTACGGGCCATGGACCCACCCACTCAGGCTATAAATGAAACGACAGTTAATATCTTTACcgatttattattatttatgcgTAATATGTATCAAGTGTTACCTGTAGAAAtccattgtttggtttgaattCATTTTTTACTGTAATCCAAGTGAATCCACTCCCTTTAATATGTCCATCCCTGCACAACATCCTTCCCACTTCCTTCCCCCTTGGGACATCCCCACAGCCCGTGCACTAAGTGCCTTCAAACACATGAATATTTTTACTTGATGAAAATGAAAAGCTTTGCTAACCCTTGGGTTTGGTCGTTCTTTCAatcttgttatttttcaaGGGAGGAGGGTAATTTAAAGAGAGGTGCTTATTTAGTGCCTTGTGTCTTAGTAGGGATGCAAATTCGGAGTGGTTTGTCGTATTGAATGATTAGCAGATTTTGCGTTGCTTTTTGTAGTTACCGAGATGGCCAAGGCAACACAAGCCGACCGACTTAAAGTTGGGAACAAAGACAACTTTACACCAATCACCTCCTGCAAGGGATTCCCTGCTAATCTATCCCATGGTAGTGTTGTATGCTCTGGGCATAACATAAGCAGTTCTTGTCAGATTGTATGTGACAGTGGTTATACATTACAAAGCAGGTATACTGGGGAATTTATATGCACATCTGATGGACTATGGAATGGCACTAATGGGACTTGCACTCCAGTGGAATGTGGAATTATTCAGGTAACAAATGGACAGTGATGATTATATATAATCTAGGTAGTGGTGGTAATTTTTGATAGCTGAATTCATAGTGATATGACAATAAATTGATTACCTAATGATAATAACTGTGGTGGTGAGATGAAACTGACGATTACCCTGGTGATGTAAGGATGCTGATAAACAGTTTATTAATGATAAGTATGTTGACTATGATTATGATATTatataaatgatgatgataaacgATTTGTTGATGACagtataatgatgatgatagtatgGTAGACTGTATTGATGCAGCTGATGGTTGTGATTACAgagatgatggttatgatgaatTGCTTGTGGTGATTATGGTACTGTTGATTTTCATAACCAGAGAATCAGTGATTGCAATGTttttgatgttgtttatgatattgatgattatttcaatGATGAAACTGGGTCGATCATCCTGCTATTGTAATTGGTGattatggtaatgatgatgatgacatcgaTGATAGCGATTCTGCTGATGTGAAGATGATAATATTTGTCATGATTATAAATACATTGTGTAGTTATGATATTtttgataatggtggtgattcTGAACAAATGATGATGTTCCATTTTGTTACATTCAGGAATACCTACAAGGGTCTTCAGTAGGCTGTCAAGGTGTCAATTCTCCATTATGTACTATTGGAATCAGCCATGGAAGCTTACAGTGTAATGGGTCAAGACACAGAGACATGTGCATTATAACATGTGAACCAAACTATGTACAAAATGCAAGTAATCCATTGTGCCTTGCTGATGGATCGTGGAGTGATTTGAACATCGGTAGGTCGTCGATAAAAGTACTTAGAGAGTGGAAAACGCTAATATATGCCGGTTATATAAGCCGCTCTCATACCGTTTTAGCGCAGTCAGGCTATAAAGTATGGAAATATGAAATTTTATGTTTTGTATTCGTGTTTTTCAGGCTGTGTTGCCAAGGATCCTTGCCTAATGGGGCAAAACGACTGCAACAAAATTAATGGGACATGCACTGTGGACGCACCAGGAAAATACACATGCGCCTGCAAACTCGGATTTGCTGGAAATGGAATTGAGTGTGGTCAGGATAAGGACCTTGATGAATTCCCAGACGAAAAACTGCCATGTTACGAAGCTTCCTGCCAAGGGGataactgtccattaacaccCAATAGTGGCCAGGAAGACACCGATAGTGATGGTGTAGGTGATGCctgcgatgatgatgatgataatgatggtgtgCGTGACATCCGCGATAACTGTCCTTTGATCAGTAATCCTGAACAATTGGACTCGGACCAAGACACCATCGGAGATTCCTGTGATAATTGTCCCAGGGTCTGGAACAAGCAACAGAGGGACGCGAATGGTGATGGTAGAGGGGATGAGTGCACAGCTGACCCAGACGATGATGGAATCGGGGGTAGCCATGACAACTGCCCTATGCATTATAACCCTGAGCAGCTAGATAGGGACCGCGATGGGTTTGGGGATACGTGTGATAATTGCCCAGCTGTACCTAATAACCAAAGTGACACCAATCAGAATTTAATCGGTGAGATATGTTTGTTATCTCGTGAGTGTATTTCATCAGAATGTTCTAAATATCCCGCTCACAACCACAAACACTGTAGCAAGAAGATTGTATCCAAATGCGCACACGTGATTTCCGTACTTCCTCGACTTTGCATTCTCCGTACGGCACCTTCATTTCACGGTTATTTGTCCCTACTTCTAGGCGATGCGTGTGAAGGCGTGGACAGTGATCATGACGGCGTAATTGACAGGGCAGATAACTGTGTGTCTGTCCCAAATGCAGATCAAGTAGATACTGATTCAGATGGAATCGGAGATGCTTGTGATAGTGATACGGATGGGGACGGTGTTTCTGACGGCTCTGATAACTGCAGGCTTGTACCCAACCAAGCACAGGTATCCCATCAAATAGAAAATTCTCCGGTGTCTTTTTTTGATCCTAAATAACCTGCTTTGTCTGCCAACTAAAATGTTGTAAAATGCGCTACCAGTAATGATCAGCTTTTAAGCTTACGTTTGTGTTTTTATCACATGTGGCCCGAGTCAAATTGCGTTCTAAAGCGATTTCTAAACCCTTTCGATGTTACTCGCAATGAAATACCTTCCCAAACTATCATTTCGTGTGTTAAAGAGTGATGTTGATGGCGATGGTGTGGGTGATGCTTGTCAGACTGACGCAGATGGGGATACAGTCAGTAATACGAAGGTATGACTTCCGTCACGCTAAGGTATGACCTTATTCATGCTAAGGTAAGACCTCACTCACGCTAAGTTATGACTTCCGTCACGCTAAGGTATGACCTCAGTCGTGCTAAGGTATGACTTCCGTCACGCTTAGGTAtgacctctgtcacgcaaGTTATTACTTCTGTCGCGCTAAGTATTACTTCCAGCGCTAAAATATTACTTTTGTCATGGTAACGTATGACTTCCGTCACGCTAAAATAAGACTTTCATCACTCTAAGGTATGCCCTCTATCAAACTAACGTATAACTTTCTGCGCAGCGCTTTATGTTTCGCTCGTTTCCTTTACTACACATCAACGTGGAGCAATATGTAAGCTCTGGCTGCCATTTCCGGTACTAGATGCTAGTCTGTTCTTCCTGTTTATCTTGTAAAACGTTTATTTCATTGTTGTTTAGGATGACTTTGCTGTGGACAAGTTTAAGAACAAAACTGACTTCCGGCGATTCGAGGAAGTTTTACTGGATGACGAGGGAAACTCGCAACCGCCCCCAAAATGGGTTATACGGGACAGTGGACGCGAGGTGGTGCAGCTACGAAACGGGTAAAGAGGGGGCGTGatcaaagggggaggggactcCCCCTGTAATGTGTTATACAGGTATGGGGAGAAGAGGTAGAGGCTTATGGTAGCTGTAGAGCTCGATATGGTACGGATATTCGATACAATGTAGTGGTAGTGCTGTAATGCTGCTATAACAACTGTTGATGGTGCCGTACTAGCGTCAAAACTGTTTTGGTCCACCCATtgtctttaaaaaagaaaaggtaTGGCTGATGTATATACTGATACCATATATGGTTCTCAAAATTATTGGGGGCATATGACCCCAGTACCTCTCCCTTTGTTGCAGCCCCCTTGTACTACAAGAGGGATAATCTTTCACACTTTTTTTGCAGGAACCCAGGTTTGCTTCTGACTTACCCTCGGTTTGATCATCTTGTTTATACCGGGACGTTCTTCATCAGTGACAGCCTGGATGATGACTTTGCCGGTATAGTGTTTGGTTACCAGAGCAACCGGTGAGTGTAATCAGCAAGTTCCTTTTTCAAGATCTATTGTTTCCCTTCCTCGCCACTTCCTACAACTCTTTGCGAACGAGCGCGTGAAACCGAGGTCAGGCGTGAATATTGTAAACAGGATGGCGGAATCTGTTTTCATCCTCGGTTTCACTCGCGCGTCGCAAAGAGATGTGggaaaggtatttttttagcGTTTTTGGATAATAAGAGTAAGCGTTTATTTTGAAGTGTCTCTATAAGGAGAGTGTAGTAGCGTAGTGGTCTCTTGTTTGGCGTTCACCCTCAGTCCCACCATGCGTTTCTCTGTGCGCAGAAATTTCTACCTTGTGTCGTGGAAGCAAAAGACGCAGACATACAATCTGCCGACGAACGCTTCCTATCCAAGGTCATGCGGGCGTCAGGGTATAAGTCTTATGGTAAGTAAAGCTCATGCGGGCGTCAGGGTACAAGTCTTATGGTGAGTAAAGCTCATGCGGGCGTCAGGGTATAAGTCTTATGGTAAGCAAAGCTCATGCGGGCGTCAGGGTACAAGTCTTATGGTGGGTAAAGCTCATGCGGGCGTCAGGGTACAAGTCTTATGGTGAGTAAAGCTCATATGGGCGTCAGGGTACAAGTCTTATGGTGGGTAAAGCTCATATGGGCGTCAGGGTACAAGTCTTATGGTGAGTAAAGCTCATGCGGGCGTCAGGGTACAAGTCTTATGGTGGGTAAAGCTCATGCGGGCGTCAGGGTACAAGTCTTATGGTGAGTAAAGCTCATGCGGGCGTCAGGGTACAAGTCTTATGGTGAGTAAAGCTCATGCGGGCGTCAGGGTACAAGTCTTATGGTAAGTAAAGCTCATGCGGGCGTCAGGGTACAAGTCTTATGGTGAGTAAAGCTCATGCGGGCGTCAGGGTACAAGTCTTATGGTGAGTAAAGCTCATATGGGCGTCAGGGTACAAGTCTTATGGTGGGTAAAGCTCATATGGGCGTCAGGGTACAAGTCTTATGGTGAGTAAAGCTCATGCGGGCGTCAGGGTACAAGTCTTATGGTGGGTAAAGCTCATATGGGCGTCAGGGTACAAGTCTTATGGTGGGTAAAGCTCATGCGGGCGTCAGGGTACAAGTCTTATGGTGAATGAAGCTCATGTGGGCGCCAGGGTTTAAGTCTTATGGTGAGTAAAGCTCATGCGCAAAATGACATTTTATCAATACCTTTTCTCTACTCTTGAGACATGGCTTATGGTTTAGCGTCTTTTCCTGGAATATTAAAAAGGCATTGTAACCAATATGGTGAACCAATCCTTGCGTATTAACAATCTTTGGGCGTACACATTTATGTCATTTCACAATCACAGCTCTCTGCGTTTCAAACCGGACTAAAATGGCTTGTGTTTTAGGCTGTGAATTCAAGTACAGGACCAGGCGTGGAGTTGCGTGACGCGTTATGGGAAACAGGTAACACAATCCACCAGGCCCAGCTCTTGTGGCACGACCCTGCTCCGGCCTGGCGTCCTTTTACTGCGTACTGGTGGAAGCTGGTCCATGATCCGGACACCGGACGAATACGTGTCCGATGGTATGAGGTACGTGACATGTGCAAGGGCGTGGCGTTAGGTAGGTAAGGCAAAGCTTTTTAGGGGGAGTGGGTGGGGGTGGCAGCACTGCGGATATCCCCTCGTTACTTTTAGCGTAGGTTTTGCATGCATGTGTAAAATTCTGCTCGAAGGcagaaaaaacaaagaaccacttctttctctttcttctcCCCTTCTTCTACACAAGCTCTTAACACGCATCACCACAGTAGGTTAATTGCTGTATCCACAGGGCTCCCGCTTGAGTCAGTGTGTATTGTTGTATCCACAGGGTTCCCGCTTAACTCAGTGTGTATTGTTGTATCCACAGTGTTCCCGCTTGACTCTGTGTGCATTGTTGTATCCACAGGGTTCTCGCTTGATCTCAGACTCTGGTAACATCGTAGACGTCCGTTATCGCGGAGGACGTCTCGGCATGTATGTCTTTTCACAGTCTGACGTGTATTACTCGGCGCTAGCCACGCGCACACCGCAGGTTCGTCATTAgacttgtcaatcatagacACAACTAGGCCCCTcccacccaccaccaccccctcaGGAAAACCTTGCTACCTGCCTTAGTAAGgtatttttcatatttcattTCCATTGTACCATCCCACCCTAAGAAGGGTCAAAGAGGACCCTTATTACGGGAGAAATTCACAAATTAACCTCCAGTCATACGTTTCAAAATAACACTATTCAAAATTCACCCCTATATCCGTCTTACTTCACAAACTCTATAATTGATTCCACCACCATGAGGTGTCGCTCAATATCACACTCTGTGTACACATACAAACGACATATATCAGTACAGACAAGGATACTCCTATAGTCATCATCTTGTACTCTACGTTATGCTATCCTAAGATAAAAACATCGTTGAATGTTATGATAGATTACTGATTATGCGTTGAGTTTTGATGGTCGTCATGGTTACGTGGAGTTGCCTGCGCTAGAGGACATCACTGGGAGAGACAGCAGCTTTACCGCGGAGGCCTGGGTCTGGACTAGTGGACCAGAGTATGTATAAACCTGTTGTCCTGGTCTATCTTGTGTATAATTACCTGGCAAAGGTTAGCTATCAGGCTATTATAGATAAATACatagatagacagacagacagacagacagacagacagacagacagacagacagacagacagacagacagacagacagacagacagacagacagacagacagacagacagacagacagacagacagacagacagatagataGATCGATCTATCTTCC from the Nematostella vectensis chromosome 4, jaNemVect1.1, whole genome shotgun sequence genome contains:
- the LOC5513940 gene encoding cartilage oligomeric matrix protein-like isoform X2; amino-acid sequence: MEQQQSEKTHPRANFFPYRRSSLAVKDRRDVYISNEPLAEDQNTQEFIELPSVANETSTTASGTMGEKILRWGRKGNKVSQQPLQTGNTEVYNDDGGPSPFIQKGEPQDEGPASVEEKKRRRKCLFYMVLTVIIAVVVLIISIPVTVTEMAKATQADRLKVGNKDNFTPITSCKGFPANLSHGSVVCSGHNISSSCQIVCDSGYTLQSRYTGEFICTSDGLWNGTNGTCTPVECGIIQEYLQGSSVGCQGVNSPLCTIGISHGSLQCNGSRHRDMCIITCEPNYVQNASNPLCLADGSWSDLNIGCVAKDPCLMGQNDCNKINGTCTVDAPGKYTCACKLGFAGNGIECGQDKDLDEFPDEKLPCYEASCQGDNCPLTPNSGQEDTDSDGVGDACDDDDDNDGVRDIRDNCPLISNPEQLDSDQDTIGDSCDNCPRVWNKQQRDANGDGRGDECTADPDDDGIGGSHDNCPMHYNPEQLDRDRDGFGDTCDNCPAVPNNQSDTNQNLIGDACEGVDSDHDGVIDRADNCVSVPNADQVDTDSDGIGDACDSDTDGDGVSDGSDNCRLVPNQAQSDVDGDGVGDACQTDADGDTVSNTKDDFAVDKFKNKTDFRRFEEVLLDDEGNSQPPPKWVIRDSGREVVQLRNGNPGLLLTYPRFDHLVYTGTFFISDSLDDDFAGIVFGYQSNRNFYLVSWKQKTQTYNLPTNASYPRSCGRQGISLMAVNSSTGPGVELRDALWETGNTIHQAQLLWHDPAPAWRPFTAYWWKLVHDPDTGRIRVRWYEGSRLISDSGNIVDVRYRGGRLGMYVFSQSDVYYSALATRTPQITDYALSFDGRHGYVELPALEDITGRDSSFTAEAWVWTSGPDGPVVCDLPPIDFGTLTANTSFLKQSTDDDDDWKLSNRGTLTSSTGPAADHTTGSGYYAFLEASGIARGNRASFETPWFLASEGCNVSFFYHMWDGRASPTQMGFLQVDVRSTRVTWWQVFQRKGNHGNTWHQAVLDLSRQYDVKLFPPAQHFVTSLWCTSSPWQHF
- the LOC5513940 gene encoding uncharacterized protein LOC5513940 isoform X1, translated to MEQQQSEKTHPRANFFPYRRSSLAVKDRRDVYISNEPLAEDQNTQEFIELPSVANETSTTASGTMGEKILRWGRKGNKVSQQPLQTGNTEVYNDDGGPSPFIQKGEPQDEGPASVEEKKRRRKCLFYMVLTVIIAVVVLIISIPVTVTEMAKATQADRLKVGNKDNFTPITSCKGFPANLSHGSVVCSGHNISSSCQIVCDSGYTLQSRYTGEFICTSDGLWNGTNGTCTPVECGIIQEYLQGSSVGCQGVNSPLCTIGISHGSLQCNGSRHRDMCIITCEPNYVQNASNPLCLADGSWSDLNIGCVAKDPCLMGQNDCNKINGTCTVDAPGKYTCACKLGFAGNGIECGQDKDLDEFPDEKLPCYEASCQGDNCPLTPNSGQEDTDSDGVGDACDDDDDNDGVRDIRDNCPLISNPEQLDSDQDTIGDSCDNCPRVWNKQQRDANGDGRGDECTADPDDDGIGGSHDNCPMHYNPEQLDRDRDGFGDTCDNCPAVPNNQSDTNQNLIGDACEGVDSDHDGVIDRADNCVSVPNADQVDTDSDGIGDACDSDTDGDGVSDGSDNCRLVPNQAQSDVDGDGVGDACQTDADGDTVSNTKDDFAVDKFKNKTDFRRFEEVLLDDEGNSQPPPKWVIRDSGREVVQLRNGNPGLLLTYPRFDHLVYTGTFFISDSLDDDFAGIVFGYQSNRNFYLVSWKQKTQTYNLPTNASYPRSCGRQGISLMAVNSSTGPGVELRDALWETGNTIHQAQLLWHDPAPAWRPFTAYWWKLVHDPDTGRIRVRWYEGSRLISDSGNIVDVRYRGGRLGMYVFSQSDVYYSALATRTPQITDYALSFDGRHGYVELPALEDITGRDSSFTAEAWVWTSGPDGPVVCDLPPIDFGTLTANTSFLKQSTDDDDDWKLSNRGTLTSSTGPAADHTTGSGYYAFLEASGIARGNRASFETPWFLASEGCNVSFFYHMWDGRASPTQMGFLQVDVRSTRVTWWQVFQRKGNHGNTWHQAVLDLSTNSGLIAVRFTAVKGDGYKSDVALDDVIFSAGCGSRLDCHRTPEFAPVFGDEEGVGPHLSITGGLVQGGVSHARSVTGHATFLYNRWNHVALQYNGRTKQQILFFNGKADSITNNVQIKPSSRNLLLGRDDDKYFQGQIDEVRIWKAAVNVTETYNKYPHTPSQLAHHYRFNTGKGSWLKDSKNPSKGIRLLRGTKWVTSSLELKSTP
- the LOC125561898 gene encoding transcription initiation factor IIB-1-like, with product MEERTVERTVEDRSPPPYNIPGGPVPEINVPTLVPEFALFDRALTEYETSRAFLGDEDSSNTLCNHDDLVTEDGVTSCLECGEQMQRAIAHEREWGFYGHSDGERSSDPSRVQVRRSEDRNIDKDVENMGFSGVIVSKANEIYTQVTKGQIFRGDPRKAIVFACIYYAYKMSGKCQTPKTLMETFGLSRKSCLKGLKIFSINAPKDYLLHETSPTVVDHIHDVMDRFSASPAQKGEVVQLYYRSKNRSSELNRARPQSFAVALTYYWVRLKGVNITLKKFSERTGVSELTISRKAREVATVLGTPGVV
- the LOC5513940 gene encoding cartilage oligomeric matrix protein-like isoform X3, encoding MEQQQSEKTHPRANFFPYRRSSLAVKDRRDVYISNEPLAEDQNTQEFIELPSVANETSTTASGTMGEKILRWGRKGNKVSQQPLQTGNTEVYNDDGGPSPFIQKGEPQDEGPASVEEKKRRRKCLFYMVLTVIIAVVVLIISIPVTVTEMAKATQADRLKVGNKDNFTPITSCKGFPANLSHGSVVCSGHNISSSCQIVCDSGYTLQSRYTGEFICTSDGLWNGTNGTCTPVECGIIQEYLQGSSVGCQGVNSPLCTIGISHGSLQCNGSRHRDMCIITCEPNYVQNASNPLCLADGSWSDLNIGCVAKDPCLMGQNDCNKINGTCTVDAPGKYTCACKLGFAGNGIECGQDKDLDEFPDEKLPCYEASCQGDNCPLTPNSGQEDTDSDGVGDACDDDDDNDGVRDIRDNCPLISNPEQLDSDQDTIGDSCDNCPRVWNKQQRDANGDGRGDECTADPDDDGIGGSHDNCPMHYNPEQLDRDRDGFGDTCDNCPAVPNNQSDTNQNLIGDACEGVDSDHDGVIDRADNCVSVPNADQVDTDSDGIGDACDSDTDGDGVSDGSDNCRLVPNQAQSDVDGDGVGDACQTDADGDTVSNTKDDFAVDKFKNKTDFRRFEEVLLDDEGNSQPPPKWVIRDSGREVVQLRNGNPGLLLTYPRFDHLVYTGTFFISDSLDDDFAGIVFGYQSNRNFYLVSWKQKTQTYNLPTNASYPRSCGRQGISLMAVNSSTGPGVELRDALWETGNTIHQAQLLWHDPAPAWRPFTAYWWKLVHDPDTGRIRVRWYEGSRLISDSGNIVDVRYRGGRLGMYVFSQSDVYYSALATRTPQITDYALSFDGRHGYVELPALEDITGRDSSFTAEAWVWTSGPDGPVVCDLPPIDFGTLTANTSFLKQSTDDDDDWKLSNRGTLTSSTGPAADHTTGSGYYAFLEASGIARGNRASFETPWFLASEGCNVSFFYHMWDGRASPTQMGFLQVDVRSTRVTWWQVFQRKGNHGNTWHQAVLDLSAPSPLQGHSPALTHNAER